Part of the Leptospira sp. GIMC2001 genome, TCCTTCAGGCAATGAGTCATCAGCGAATGCAACGATTACCGGAACAAATATATTCGGTAGTAAACTGGGATGCTCAATAGGATATGGAGATCTAAATGGGGACAATGTCCATGATTTAATTCTTTCAGCATGTGGTGCAGACACAAATGGCAAAGTGTATATTTTCAATGGATCTACCAGCGGAATATCATCAGCTAACGATACAGCAGCAAACACTATCGTCTCTTCTACAAAAACTTCTGCTCTATTCGGAAGTTCAGTAAGATCTGCAGATATAAATGATGACGGAATTCAAGATTTGCTTGTCGGCTCTTCTGCTGTTTCAACGAACTTAGGGGAAGCGTATATTTTTTATGGCTCAACGAATGGCATTACAGCTGCAAATGAAACTTCAGCTAATGCAGCATTTACTGGAACTAATGCAAATGGTATGTTGGGTTTTGCTTTAACTCCTTTTGACTATGATTCTGATTCGAATACAGATTTGGTAATCGCAGCTACAGGTGGTAGCGGCGTTTTGCATTTTTTCAGAAATTCTGGAACTGGAATTGCTACCGGATCCGATTTCAATTCCAATCAAAAAATTCAAGGGGGTACAGGATTTGGCTCGTCGCTCGTTCATTGATAGTTGGTGGAATATTCAGCTTTGATTTATCTATAATTCTTTATTTTTTTCCAAATCAATTTAGTGAAAGCTTAATATTAAACTATACTTTTTATGAATATTAGATTTTTATGACTATGGAATCTTTGAATGCGATTACTCAGTCAAATATTTATTTCATTATCTACATTATTTTTTAGCACTTCCTGTTTGTATTTCCAGGAAAACCAGCTAGATCCCAATGCATTTTTGTCGGTATTAAGATCGGCGTTCATAATCAATAGTGCAATTAATACTCCTGACTCACCAACATTTCTTCTCATAAAGAACAACTCAGTCCTTGAATCAGGATTTACAATTGGGAAGGCTGCGGCTGACGTTACAGTCGAGGTCAGTTTAGATGATGGAGATTTTGTCAGTGCTAGCGGGTCCGAGAACTGGAAGTTCAAACTGCCAACTGGATCAAATTCTTGGAAATTAGGAAGCCTTCATAAAATCTCAGTGCGCTCCGTCAAGCAATCCCTATTTTCACAAGTGACTTCCATTTCTGTTCGCAAAGGAAAGAATCGAGATGTAAATGGAGATGGATTTCCTGATCTTATAGTGGGTGCGGTTACAATTAATTCAATTTTTGGAGAACTGAGAATTTTTCTTGGATCAGAAGAAGGAATCACTGCAACCGTGTCAACCGATGCGGACAGTGTGTTCACTGGAACTGCCAATGGTCGTCTCGGAGAACCTACAGCGACTGGTGATTTTAATGGCGATGGTTTTGCCGATATATTGACTTCGGCGAATTTATATGCACCTGCACCTAACACGGGAAGAGTTTATATTCTTTACGGTGGGGAAAATGGTATCGCAAGCATTGCCGATAATTCGGCAGATGTGATCATAACAGGAAATGTAGCTTCCGGACGCCTTGCAATAGCTGTTGCATCTGGAGATTTAAACTCTGATGGCTATGATGAGGCTATACTCGGAACTGGCTTACAGGTTGGAGGTTCTCAAGGCCGCGTTTATATTATTAACGGACAGCCGACCACAATTTCAAGTGGAGTTGATTCAACAGTTGCAAGTTCAACAATCTCTGGAACAGGAACAGAGAGATTTGGTGACAGTCTATTAACAGCGGATATCAATGGAGATGGGAATATTGACTTGGTTGTCGGTGCTCCAAGTGCTAATAATGGAACGGCGAGTCAAGGAAGTGTCTACTTATATTATGGAACGAGTACTGGATTGTCATCTGGATCTGATACATCAGCTAATACAAAGATCACGGGAACCAATACTTCAACCAGTAGTCGATTCGGATGTTCTATGGACTCAGGAGACATCAATGGAGATCGCATCGATGATTTACTGATCGGAGCCTGTGGTGCAAATACTGGAGGAACAGTTTATATTTTTAATGGTTCGAATAGTGGTATATCCTCTGGAAATGATACAACGGCGACAAATATCATTACTTCTACCAAAGGAACAAATGCAAATTTTGGAAATTCAATTCGATCCTATGATCTCAATGGAGATGGGTTTTATGATGTAGTTGTTGGATCATATGGAGTTTCAACATCATTAGGAGAAGCATATATTTTTAATGGATCATCAAGTGGTGTATCAGCTTCCAATGAAATGTCAGCTAACTATACATTTACGGGAACTGTAGCAAATGGTGAATTTGGTCGATTCGTTGCTGCGCTTGACTATGACTCTGATTCTAATATAGATATTTTAGTATCAGCTCCAGGCACTCCGAATCCGGGAGCTGTTCACTTTTTTAAAAATTCTGGGTCTTCAGTGACAAGTGGATCAGATTCTAATGCCAACAAAAAAATACAAGCAATTACGCAATCAGCATTTGGACTATCCATAGGGCATTGAATCAATAACTAATTTATTCATAACCTAATTTATTCAGATTTAGAATAACGGAGATTAGATTGCATTTCTAAAAGGCAATTAATCATTTTTCAGTATTCAATATTACAGGAACTCCACCTGATCCGGCTGGCATAATGATGAGTTTGTTATTCGGATTTTCGACGGCTTTGAGCTGAATATATTTTGAGTCCAGCTTTTCAGAAATCATTTTTTGCGCCTTAGCTTGTGCTGCGGATTGTATCAAGAGAGCTTCGGCAGATGCATTTGCTTTAATTTTTGTAATTTCAGCATCTTTGTTCGCTATATCGATCTCGAACTTCATGGTTTCCATTTCTTGCTCTTTTGTGAGTTTATTTTCGATTGCTTTCAGAATCGGGTGTGAATAATCAACATCATCTATAATGACATCATCAATAATAATATACTTACCTTCCAATTTTTCTACTAATAGTTTTTTGACTCCAAGTGAAATTGCTTTGGTTTCTTTAGAGATTCTTACCATTGGATAATTAGAGATTATATTCCTTACTGCAGTTCGAAACTGAGGACTGATAATTTTTGTGTAGTAGTCTTGACCAATTTCTTTTTCTAAAAAGTAGATTTTATTTTCTGCTGGACGAACTGTAATATCTGCTATTACGTGAATGGTAAGATCGTCTCTAGTCAGAACGTCTACTTTTTCTTTATAAGTTTGCCATTGAGTAGAATACACAAATATGCTATTCCAAGGTGCATAGATATAGGTTTCTGGCTTGAGGGGTTTCTCGCTCAGTCCTGTCGAGTAAGGTCGCCAATCTAGGCCAACTTCACCAGGTCTAATAGTTGTAACACAATTTGATGTTGAAAACAAAAGGAACAAAAGACAAATGCCAATCCATTTTACCATAACTAAATTTCTCCGTTTGACTAAATATTTGACTCTTTTTACACTAATTGTAGCGAATTCATTTTTCTGTTTTGGTGAAGAACCGATACGACCTGAATTATCTACACATGTAAGGCTTTTTCAAGCAGCAGAAATGGGCGATCTTGCACAATTAAAGAAGGCACTCGATGATGGAGCGACAATCACCGAAAAGAATGCTTATGGGGAGACAGCTCTTTTTGTAGCTATTGAAGCTGAAGAAGAAGAAATTGTTAAGTATCTGCTCGAAAAGGGATCAAGCGTATCTATTCGAAACCGTGCAAATGATACGCCTCTTCATCGAGCAGTGGAAAGAGCCAATCATGAAATAGTAAAATACTTATTGAGCTACGGAGCCAATCCAAAAGCAATAGATCGAGATGGAGATACACCAATTTCCATTGCAAAAAGATTAGGCGAAATAGAAATTCTCAATCTTTTGCAGACTACAAGCAAGTAGAGATCAATCAGAATATTCAAGAAATCGTAACTAATTTATTTCTCATTTCCTATTACTGTTCAACTCTATATTCCAAAAAATTTATAATCAAGAAAATATTTATTTCATAATTACTATGTCATTTTCCTTATACATGCTATCTGAATTTTTTAGAATCTCTGAGTTTCGAATAATATCAGTACTTTTAAATTTAAAAGGGATTGTAATCGATTCTGAATTGGCTTGTGGTTTGCTATAGATGCAAAAGTGAAGATGGGATTGGCTAGACATACCGGAATTTCCGGCGAGGGCAATCTTTTGTCCAGCTTGGACTTTATCACCAGCTTTTACAAAAGTTGATTCAAATTTATTATGAGCATAAAATGATAAGAATTTGCCGTGATCAATAGTAATCGTATTCGCTTCAGCTGAATAACCCCCAGGAATATTATCTTCATACTTATCTATTGTATTTGTTACCACTCCATCCGCAACAGAGTAGATAGGCTGTCCGAACATATAGTAATCACTATTGGAATCGCCTTGACTTCCTGGTTTAAAAATATTTTTATTCTCATCGACTGCCGCAAAATCATAGCAATAATTTGCAAAGCCATTATGAGTCATCGCTGTGCCTCCAAATTCAGCCCAGATTGCATAGTTTCCTTTTAAGGGAAAATTAAGATTCTGAATCGGATTTGGAAGTTGATTGTTCTTCCAATACATATCATATGCTTTTCTTCGAGAAGCAATAGCAAGATTTTTTAATTCTTTATCTGGTTTGTTATGCGTGCGAAATGTTCCATATAGTTGGAACCCGTATTCATCATACACGAATGGATCTTTCGTGAATTCGGATTTTAAAGTAGAATAGATTCTTTCGAAATACGCCTGATCATTCAATTCCCTTAGCCCTAAGTTAATGATTCTCAAGTAATAAAATTGATTGGAAAGATTTTTCGTTCTATCCAAATTAGATTCAGCTTTTTCGATATATTCTTTAATTTTTTTTGAATTTTTAGTTTCAAAAATTTCTTTAAAATGAAGATAACTTGTATAGGGTAAGAGATTCGAAAAATATTCTGAATTTGGAAATTTATTTTTCCCTTCTTGAATTCGATCCAAAGCTTGTTCATACATCTTTCTCTCTCGTAAGTTCAGAATGATTTCAGCTAGAACAAAATCTCTTTGGTGCAAATCATAAGAATGTTCGAAAAGATCATAGATCTTAGCGAGATCTGTTTTTGCCTCAATCAAAGACTTTGCTTTCTTATAGAGAATTTGCGAGTTGGCCTTTTTTATGGCAATATCCTCAGGCCACTTCGCAGATCCAATCTTTCCAAGGTCGATTCCTTCTTCATATTCATGTAAATTTTCTAAAACCCATATACCAGTTGCATATGTCCATTTTGCTTCAGGATTATTTGTCCTATAGATGTTCAGGCCGTTTTTTGCTTTTTCCCATTCTTTACTATTCACATTAGCAACAATAGTATCAGGATGATCAATGGATTCGGCGTAAATTCTCGATATTAGAATGACAAAAAGTACCAATATAGAAATGTAAGTCTTCAAAATTCAATTCCTCCTCCACAATAAATTATTAACAGCGCCTGCAACTGCGATTACAAAACCAATTACTGTTCCGATATCCACATAAAATGGATTCAAGTCTGATCCGAAAATACTATCTAAGCAAAATTTGATATAAGAATATGGTAAATTCGAATATCCAAGATCCCTCAGAATATCATAATGCCAATCTGTTAGAAAGCAATATCCAAAACCATAGAAAAAACCCAAGACAATCCAAGAAAAAATAGTCAAACTAATCACTGCATAATGTAATTTTCTAAATTTCCATGACATCCAGGCAAATAAATTGATGACTATGACGAAGCTATGAATTTGAAATAATACAATATTGATTATCCAGAGAAAGGTTACCTTTTCCATATTAACAGAATACTCAAATTGATTTTTTGAATCTAGCACATAATCTATTTCTTATCTTTACCTGCCCATCACATTCTTTCGAAGGAAAAGATAAGAGATCATAGAATACCGATTGGATCTTTGGCCGGAACGAATAAATTATTTATTTAATTGGTGGTAATATTTATCAATAAAATCAAGTTTGTTGTTGATGAGGTTGCATATCCTATATTCTACGATTTTGATATTTTTTTGCTTAATATTTCCATTATTTTCAGAGAGAATATATTTCAAAAATGGAGATGTATTAACTGTCCGTATCATCCGCTTGAATAGAGACTATGCACTTGTGACATCGCCATTGGGAGACTATCGAATTCCCAGAGAACATATCAAAAAGATCGAAAATACTGAAAAATACACTATGCAGGTTAAATTGAAAACTGGAAAAACATTGGTATTGCAATTTCTTGATGCCGACATGAGTAGGATCCGATTTATTCTAAGAGAGCAAATCATGAGTTATTCTTGGGAAGAGATAGAAGATTCTGTGTTTTTGGAACTTTAAATTTATTCATGAATATCGCACTAGAAAAATTCTCGATTTCATTTTACATAATCCACTTTCAATCGTATAAACAATAGGGATATGTTTTTACCGAGTTGAAAATTTGGAACTAGGAGATATAGAAAAAGAATACTTTCGGTTAAGACCGGACCTATATAGATTCCTTTTGTCCAAAACCCGAAGCCATGAATGGGCAGAAGATATCCTCCAGGATACGATTATGGAAATTATTGAAATATACCAAAAGTCTGATTCCATTTTTGGAGCAACCTTCAAGAGCTTTCTCTATAAAGTTGCTTACAATAAATTTATTGATGATACCCGTAAGTCATATAAGAAGTTGGAAGTCTCCACGGAAGCATTGGAGAATGACTGGGAACAGGGTAAAATTGATCAAACGGACTATAGCGAACTGATTTTTAAAACAGTTAATAATATATTAACTAGGGAAGATGTAGATCTAAGAGTAAGAGAAGTTTTAAAACTTCGTCTAATAGATAGATGGAAAATCGAGGATATATCCAACTTTTTATCTCTAACAAGGCAGACCATCCACAGCGATTATAGAAAAGGAATGGAACTGCTTCGATTTGATTTTGAGGAATTAAACCTCAAGCCAGAGGATTTATTTTGAAATCAGAGAAGGATAAATCCTGGGAACAAATTTTCGAAACCTTATGGGAAGAAGAGGGCGACATTCCTCTATCATTCCAAAATTTAAAAAAATGGGAAGACATTTACTATCCTATTCAACCATCTAGTCTGAATGAAGTAGCGTGTATTGAGCGTGAAAAGGTAATTTTCCAAGAAGCTAGAAATCGTCTGGTAAGAACGAAATCCATTCCCAGAGTAAAGTCTAACCTTAAATTTTTATTCCAAACAAAATATATGGGAATAGCCGCTATATTTCTTTTGGGATTTTTATTGTTTTTTACTCAGAATTATTTTCTAAAACAAGAACTCTATGCAAATTTTCAAAGTCCTTATTATATTTCGGGGTTTTCACCAGGAGTGAAAATTTTCCTAGATTCGAAACCCGTCGATCCAACCTCGTTAGAGGAGCAAGTGTTAGATTATAATTCCCGAATATTTTTTCGACTTTCGAAAAATTCCTATCTAGAACTAAAGAGTAAATCATATACGAACGACCGTATAGATGGCTCGAGAAAAATCCAGCTCATTGGAGCGGGGATATACAGCTTGCAATGGAGCGATTTGCAAAAGGAGACTTGGGAGATGAGCTATGGAAGTATGCTTCTATCGGATGAAGTTGAATCTGCCAATAAGGAAAAATTTGAGAATTCTTTCCAAAATAAAAATAATGAACCAAATCCTACAAAAATTTTAACTCAATTCTGGGAGCTAAAAACAGATAATGCCCGTTATACCAAAAAAGGTACAGTCGCTTATTTTAAAACCGATTCCACTGGGGATAAGGTAACGGTTCTAGATGGAGCGATTTTGGTAAGAATGACGGATGCCGATTCCAAGGAAATTTCTCTCTCCAAAGACCAGGAATTTCGACTGCCCAGAAATCTTGAATCAGAGAATAAGATCGGTAACACTGGCATTCCGGTTTTCCCATGGAAAATGGTTCGGCTATCTGAGAGAGATCGAAAAGTATTAGAAAAAAAATTCGATGCTTTTCAATTGGATTCAATAGATGGGAAGTCATCCCGTCTGAGTTCGGAAGATCTGAAAAAAAAATACAAACAACTCCAGATGGTAGAATTCCGAAACGGAGAAAAAAAAGAAGGTTATGTATTTATGAGGTCCGGTAAATGGATGATTCATAGTATAGAAGGGATCCAAGAGATAGATTGGGGGAAGATCAAGGGCATTGAAAATTTTTAAAAGAATTGAGCTTTTCCATTTTTATGTAGTTCATCTAATCATAGTTATAGTTCTAGGCACCACAATTTTAGAGGACATTCAAGCCGAGAGCCTTGAACCAAATGATAGAAATTGGAAAGAGGAATACCAGAGACTGGAACAAAAAAATCTGGAGACTGAAGAGAAGAATCGGTTATTGACAGAAGAATTGAGAGATATGAAATTCGATCGAAATCTGTTGGAATTGGAGAAATCGGCGTCCGATCAATCGGAATCCGTAATCCAAGAGAAGTCTACTCTGTTCTTGGATCGATTACGAGAAGAGAGAAGAGATAAGCTTCAACTAGAAAAAAAGCAAGATTGGATTCGAAAGAGTTTCTATTACCCTGGAGTACAACGATACGAAAATGGGGAATGGGAGAAGGGGCTTCTTTGGTCGATAGGAATTTTTGGTATGCTTGCTGTGAATGTTTTAGAGTATTCGAACGTCTACCAGGCAAAGCGTTCTCTAGATAATACACATAGTTGGGATCTTGCGGGAATCGAAGCCAAGAGGGCAAGATACGACCACGCCTATGAGCGAGCGGGTTTTTTCTTTTTTGTCACAGGGCTACTCTATGTTCTGAATATTGCGGATGCAAGCTTCTTGGTTACACCCAAAATTCCTGAACCCGGTTCTGTTAGAATAGAAATCGACGATGGTTTATTTATAGACCCTCGGCCTTTAGATTCCGAAGAAAGCAGTCTCAGGACTTCGAAAGAGCATTCTATTCACTGGAAAGTAACTCGGTATTTCTAATTTCGATCTGTCTTATCTATATTATTGTACAAAATTTCCAATTTTCCGCAAAAAAAACGAAAACTGATTTTACATTTTCCTTGTAGAATCGTATTACATTTAGAACTTATTTTTTAGGAATTGAAAATGAAAAAGCTTATATCCCGATCCATTCTCCTAACAGGAATCATTCTGTTCAGCAATTGCTTCTTACTTCCAAGCAGTAGCAAAGAGGCAGACTTTTCCCTCCTACTTCTTTTAGGCGGAGTCAACCTTGGTGGAGGAAATGCAGGAGGAGAGGCCGATTTATCTCCAGGAAGTTCGATCGACTTAACGGGAACAGGCGAAAATCAAGGAACACTTGTTGATTCAAATGGAGATGGAGTCTCAGATGGAATTGATTTAACAGGAGATGGAGTTCCCAATATCCTATTGATCGATACCACAGGAGATGGAATTCCAGATGCCGTTGATATCAACGGGGATGGACAACCAGATTTTTTTATAAACCCGAATCCACCTGCAGCCTTGACAACAGGTATTGGAGGAACGGGTCAACCAGTGGTTTTGATTGTTGGTGAACAAGGAAACATTCTAGGTTTTGACACTGATGGGGATGGCACAGCTAACGATACTACCATTGTAACTATCTTGAATGATACATCATCCCCAGTTTTACAAATCTCACCAACGGGAGGAGCCTTTACCACTGGACAGACTATAACCTTGACTTGTGCGGACAATATTGCTCCTGGAAATATTATCTATACAATCAATGGGGCAATCCCAAGTTTTCCCTCGAATGGTACAGTTCTCTCTGGAAAATCAGGAAACATATTACTAAGCCCAGATGGAACTTATGAACTCAGAGCAAGATGTAGGGATCTTGCGGGAAATATTTCTGATCCACCCATTTTGGAAACCTTTATCATTGATTCCAATATCCCCAGTGTAACAATTACTAACCAATCTACACAAGCAATCAGTGTGAATGGTGGAGCTATCAATTCAGCTACCATTGATTGGACAACAGACCGTGCTGGGAACTATACCATCCGAGAAAATGCGGGAGATTGCAATAGCGGAAGTATAGTCGCTGGCCCGACAGCCGTAGGAGCCGGAGCAACTCCGCAGTTTACAAGAACAGCAAACACGCATTTTACTACTGAAGAAACAAAAACCTATCGAATTTGTGTTGCCGATAACAGCTCTGGCTTAACCGGTTCAGTCACATTTTCCATTAGACGGGACGATACGGCACCTGTGATCACTCCAAATCCTGGTAGCGGAAGTTATGGTGTGGCAACATCTGTTTCTTTATCTTGTTCCGATCCAGGAGGAAGCGGTTGTGACAAAATTGCCTATACAACGGCAGTGGGTTCGACTCCTGCCGATCCCGCAATCAATGGACTAACAGGAAATATCGCAGGAGGTGTGCAATACAATAATGTTCCCATATCTATGACAGATGGATCGGTAACTCAGATCAAATTTCGAGCAAGAGACCTTGCTGGTAATGTATCTTCTGTCGTGAGTCAAAGTTATACGGTGGACACGCAAGTTGCGAGTATCACGGTGAATTCGAATACAACAGCGATCAATGCAACTGATATCATGGAATTCCAGTGGCAGAGTTCTCGGGCGGGCAACTACCAGTTCCGATTGGGGGGAACAGACTGTACCAATGGAACAGCTCTGACAAATGGCGGTGGCAATACCAATGCGATAGGCTCTGTCATAGCCGGTGGACCAAATACAATTACTACTCTTGCCAATTCCACCCTTACCACGGAGGGCACTCATACAATCCGCATTTGTGTAACAAACCTAGTTGGAAATTTCGGATCCACTACAAGAACTGTGGCAAAAGACACGACGGCACCTACCTTAGCTATCACATCCCCTTCGGGTGGTGGACCTTTTGCTAGCGGAACCCAGATGGTTCTCATTTGCAGTGATAGCGGATCGGGCTGTGAAAAGATTGCCTATACCCTCGATGGAACCACGCCAACCTTTAATGCTTCTGGTACCATCACAAATGGTTTGCTGTATACAACACCCGTCACTCTTTCGGATGGAAATCGAAGCATTCGAGCCATCTCAAGAGACCAAGCAGGGAACACGAGTACACTAGCCTCAGACAATTTTTATATCGGACCTCCCGATCCGCCGTATACAATAAAGGCATTAGCTGGTGGAACTAGTGCCTTTATTGACTGGTTCCCTTCTGCTGGAGCTACCTCCTACATTGTCTACTATGCAGCGTCACCGGGAGTCACGACATCCTCGAGTAGTTTCGGCCCAGTCTCGAACCTCTATGCCCAACTCACAGGTCTGTCTGCTGGACAGTTGTATTATTTTCGAGTAGTTGCAACTTCTTCTGGCGGAAGCTCGGCTCTCTCTCCCGAGGTATCTGCTTTTACTACAACTGTTCCGTATGGAACTGCTGTAGCCGGCACTCATACTGATATATCGGGAGGACAAGGGACGAATTCGGGTCAATTTCCATCGGTTGTGATTGGTACTATCAACCAGAAACTCTTGGTCGCAACAACAAACGGTGCGAACGGGAGCAGGCCGGGTCTTTTTCGTTGTGATTTGGACGGAACTAACTGCACCCATACCGATATTTCGGCAGGGCAAGGAACTAACTCGGGCGAGTCTCCATCAGCGGTGATCGATCCCGTCCACCAGAAACTCCTGGTGGTAACAAGGAACGGTGCCAACGGGAGCAGACCAGGTCTTTTTCGCTGTGATTTGGATGGATCTAACTGCACCCATACCAATATTTCGGCAGGGCAAGGAACTAACTCAGGCTATTATCCATCGGCAGTCATTGATGCTATCAACCAGAAACTCCTGGTGGCTACACAAAATTTTGGCAATAGTGGTAGACCGAGTCTTTTTCGCTGTGATTTGGATGGAACTAACTGCACCCATTCTGATATATCGGCAGGACAAGGAGATAGCTCGGGCGCGAATCCATCAGCGGTGATCGATCCCGTCCACCAGAAACTCCTAGTGGCAACAATGAATTTTGGCAGTGGTAGACCGAGTCTTTTTCGCTGTGATTTGTATGGAACTAACTGCACCCATTCTGATATATCGGCAGGACAGGGAGATAACTCGGGCTATAATCCATCGGGCTATCATCCATCGGCAGTTATTGATTCCATCAATCAGAAACTCCTGGTGGTTACATTGAATATAGCCAACGGTGCCAGACCGGGTCTTTTTCGCTGTGACCTAGATGGAACTAATTGCACCCATTCTGATATATCGGCAGGACAGGGAACGAATTCGGGCGAATATCCATCGGCAGTCATTGATCCGATCAACGGAAGGCTGATTGTGGTGACGCAAAATGAGGCAAATTCTTTCAAACCAGGTTTGTTCCTATGGTAATTATGGGGATTGGATTTTTGGATCTGCTGCATTTATTTATGATGGCATGTCGCGGAAAATGGAGGAGCGGCCACCATGGAGTCTAGGAATAGAAGAAAATGGGGATCACGGATTAAATGGTAATCATTCCCTCCATGTAACTTTCAAATTCTAAGCATTTCGTTGAGGTTTTCTTTGTCTATTACTTGGCTTGAACATTTGCATGTAAACCATCTTTATCAAAAAAGGTAAATCGGATGAGATTTCAAAGTCTAATCTTTGAATATCATGCCTCAGCAAAAACTTGACTGGAACCTCCAAAATACATATACATCTTTGCCCGAAAAATTCTTTCGAAAAATAGAGCCTACACCAGTTGCAGACCCCCGGCTGGTTTTATGGAATCGACCATTGGCAAATGGATTGGATTTGGTAGATCTAAACAATTCACATTCATCTTCAAATTCGCAGCA contains:
- a CDS encoding RNA polymerase sigma factor — its product is MELGDIEKEYFRLRPDLYRFLLSKTRSHEWAEDILQDTIMEIIEIYQKSDSIFGATFKSFLYKVAYNKFIDDTRKSYKKLEVSTEALENDWEQGKIDQTDYSELIFKTVNNILTREDVDLRVREVLKLRLIDRWKIEDISNFLSLTRQTIHSDYRKGMELLRFDFEELNLKPEDLF
- a CDS encoding chitobiase/beta-hexosaminidase C-terminal domain-containing protein translates to MKKLISRSILLTGIILFSNCFLLPSSSKEADFSLLLLLGGVNLGGGNAGGEADLSPGSSIDLTGTGENQGTLVDSNGDGVSDGIDLTGDGVPNILLIDTTGDGIPDAVDINGDGQPDFFINPNPPAALTTGIGGTGQPVVLIVGEQGNILGFDTDGDGTANDTTIVTILNDTSSPVLQISPTGGAFTTGQTITLTCADNIAPGNIIYTINGAIPSFPSNGTVLSGKSGNILLSPDGTYELRARCRDLAGNISDPPILETFIIDSNIPSVTITNQSTQAISVNGGAINSATIDWTTDRAGNYTIRENAGDCNSGSIVAGPTAVGAGATPQFTRTANTHFTTEETKTYRICVADNSSGLTGSVTFSIRRDDTAPVITPNPGSGSYGVATSVSLSCSDPGGSGCDKIAYTTAVGSTPADPAINGLTGNIAGGVQYNNVPISMTDGSVTQIKFRARDLAGNVSSVVSQSYTVDTQVASITVNSNTTAINATDIMEFQWQSSRAGNYQFRLGGTDCTNGTALTNGGGNTNAIGSVIAGGPNTITTLANSTLTTEGTHTIRICVTNLVGNFGSTTRTVAKDTTAPTLAITSPSGGGPFASGTQMVLICSDSGSGCEKIAYTLDGTTPTFNASGTITNGLLYTTPVTLSDGNRSIRAISRDQAGNTSTLASDNFYIGPPDPPYTIKALAGGTSAFIDWFPSAGATSYIVYYAASPGVTTSSSSFGPVSNLYAQLTGLSAGQLYYFRVVATSSGGSSALSPEVSAFTTTVPYGTAVAGTHTDISGGQGTNSGQFPSVVIGTINQKLLVATTNGANGSRPGLFRCDLDGTNCTHTDISAGQGTNSGESPSAVIDPVHQKLLVVTRNGANGSRPGLFRCDLDGSNCTHTNISAGQGTNSGYYPSAVIDAINQKLLVATQNFGNSGRPSLFRCDLDGTNCTHSDISAGQGDSSGANPSAVIDPVHQKLLVATMNFGSGRPSLFRCDLYGTNCTHSDISAGQGDNSGYNPSGYHPSAVIDSINQKLLVVTLNIANGARPGLFRCDLDGTNCTHSDISAGQGTNSGEYPSAVIDPINGRLIVVTQNEANSFKPGLFLW
- a CDS encoding FG-GAP-like repeat-containing protein, which translates into the protein MRLLSQIFISLSTLFFSTSCLYFQENQLDPNAFLSVLRSAFIINSAINTPDSPTFLLIKNNSVLESGFTIGKAAADVTVEVSLDDGDFVSASGSENWKFKLPTGSNSWKLGSLHKISVRSVKQSLFSQVTSISVRKGKNRDVNGDGFPDLIVGAVTINSIFGELRIFLGSEEGITATVSTDADSVFTGTANGRLGEPTATGDFNGDGFADILTSANLYAPAPNTGRVYILYGGENGIASIADNSADVIITGNVASGRLAIAVASGDLNSDGYDEAILGTGLQVGGSQGRVYIINGQPTTISSGVDSTVASSTISGTGTERFGDSLLTADINGDGNIDLVVGAPSANNGTASQGSVYLYYGTSTGLSSGSDTSANTKITGTNTSTSSRFGCSMDSGDINGDRIDDLLIGACGANTGGTVYIFNGSNSGISSGNDTTATNIITSTKGTNANFGNSIRSYDLNGDGFYDVVVGSYGVSTSLGEAYIFNGSSSGVSASNEMSANYTFTGTVANGEFGRFVAALDYDSDSNIDILVSAPGTPNPGAVHFFKNSGSSVTSGSDSNANKKIQAITQSAFGLSIGH
- a CDS encoding DUF2784 family protein, with protein sequence MLDSKNQFEYSVNMEKVTFLWIINIVLFQIHSFVIVINLFAWMSWKFRKLHYAVISLTIFSWIVLGFFYGFGYCFLTDWHYDILRDLGYSNLPYSYIKFCLDSIFGSDLNPFYVDIGTVIGFVIAVAGAVNNLLWRRN
- a CDS encoding M23 family metallopeptidase, which encodes MKTYISILVLFVILISRIYAESIDHPDTIVANVNSKEWEKAKNGLNIYRTNNPEAKWTYATGIWVLENLHEYEEGIDLGKIGSAKWPEDIAIKKANSQILYKKAKSLIEAKTDLAKIYDLFEHSYDLHQRDFVLAEIILNLRERKMYEQALDRIQEGKNKFPNSEYFSNLLPYTSYLHFKEIFETKNSKKIKEYIEKAESNLDRTKNLSNQFYYLRIINLGLRELNDQAYFERIYSTLKSEFTKDPFVYDEYGFQLYGTFRTHNKPDKELKNLAIASRRKAYDMYWKNNQLPNPIQNLNFPLKGNYAIWAEFGGTAMTHNGFANYCYDFAAVDENKNIFKPGSQGDSNSDYYMFGQPIYSVADGVVTNTIDKYEDNIPGGYSAEANTITIDHGKFLSFYAHNKFESTFVKAGDKVQAGQKIALAGNSGMSSQSHLHFCIYSKPQANSESITIPFKFKSTDIIRNSEILKNSDSMYKENDIVIMK
- a CDS encoding ankyrin repeat domain-containing protein; this encodes MPIHFTITKFLRLTKYLTLFTLIVANSFFCFGEEPIRPELSTHVRLFQAAEMGDLAQLKKALDDGATITEKNAYGETALFVAIEAEEEEIVKYLLEKGSSVSIRNRANDTPLHRAVERANHEIVKYLLSYGANPKAIDRDGDTPISIAKRLGEIEILNLLQTTSK
- a CDS encoding prohibitin family protein, which produces MVKWIGICLLFLLFSTSNCVTTIRPGEVGLDWRPYSTGLSEKPLKPETYIYAPWNSIFVYSTQWQTYKEKVDVLTRDDLTIHVIADITVRPAENKIYFLEKEIGQDYYTKIISPQFRTAVRNIISNYPMVRISKETKAISLGVKKLLVEKLEGKYIIIDDVIIDDVDYSHPILKAIENKLTKEQEMETMKFEIDIANKDAEITKIKANASAEALLIQSAAQAKAQKMISEKLDSKYIQLKAVENPNNKLIIMPAGSGGVPVILNTEK